A single region of the Triticum dicoccoides isolate Atlit2015 ecotype Zavitan chromosome 2B, WEW_v2.0, whole genome shotgun sequence genome encodes:
- the LOC119364931 gene encoding uncharacterized protein LOC119364931 — MKASCLLVVLLLAVATGSRLSLAAREGSTLGGELGKLIAKAGSFLTSARRAGADGWHSATAAEVDASAKKGHGHPAGPRKRLKKSSVNCIPADMCRKKKVLCGKRCYKTSHAAGAGLDHVPSNRCVVRCKKCVPTC; from the coding sequence ATGAAGGCGTCCTGCTTACTGGTCGTGCTTCTGCTCGCCGTCGCCACGGGGAGCAGGCTCTCGCTCGCCGCCCGCGAGGGCAGCACCCTGGGCGGCGAGCTCGGCAAGCTCATCGCCAAGGCCGGCAGCTTCCTCACGTCGGCGCGCCGCGCGGGAGCAGACGGCTGGCACTCCGCCACGGCCGCGGAGGTGGACGCCTCGGCGAAGAAGGGGCACGGCCATCCGGCGGGGCCGAGGAAGCGTCTGAAGAAGTCGTCGGTGAACTGCATCCCGGCCGACATGTGCCGGAAGAAGAAGGTGCTGTGCGGCAAGCGGTGCTACAAGACGTCGCACGCTGCCGGCGCCGGCCTCGACCACGTCCCCTCCAACCGGTGCGTCGTCAGGTGCAAGAAGTGCGTGCCCACCTGCTAG
- the LOC119364932 gene encoding UPF0426 protein At1g28150, chloroplastic-like isoform X2, protein MATYYPSGASALLLPVPRTRAARFPGPASGRSSPCAAVRPQRRGRGAVGVVRACFNPFGDERILREALKEPVAFMGGVFAGLLRLDLNEDPLKEWVTRTVEASGIAEENSAEESNEGAQNDGPQQIEIE, encoded by the exons ATGGCCACGTACTACCCTTCCGGCGCCTCCGCGCTCCTGCTCCCCGTCCCGCGAACCCGCGCCGCC AGGTTTCCCGGTCCGGCTTCCGGGAGGAGCTCTCCCTGTGCAGCTGTTCGGCCGCAGCGGAGGGGAAGGGGAGCGGTGGGCGTCGTGCGAGCATGCTTCAATCCTTTCGGGGACGAACGCATCCTCCGGGAGGCCTTGAAG GAGCCAGTTGCATTCATGGGTGGCGTGTTTGCTGGCCTCTTGAGGCTTGACCTGAATGAGGATCCTCTCAAGGAGTGGGTAACTCGAACGGTAGAGGCTTCTGGAATAGCTGAAGAGAATAGTGCTGAGGAATCAAATGAGGGAGCTCAAAATGATGGACCCCAACAAATTGAGATTGAGTGA
- the LOC119364932 gene encoding UPF0426 protein At1g28150, chloroplastic-like isoform X1, giving the protein MATYYPSGASALLLPVPRTRAAFPQRFPGPASGRSSPCAAVRPQRRGRGAVGVVRACFNPFGDERILREALKEPVAFMGGVFAGLLRLDLNEDPLKEWVTRTVEASGIAEENSAEESNEGAQNDGPQQIEIE; this is encoded by the exons ATGGCCACGTACTACCCTTCCGGCGCCTCCGCGCTCCTGCTCCCCGTCCCGCGAACCCGCGCCGCC TTTCCGCAGAGGTTTCCCGGTCCGGCTTCCGGGAGGAGCTCTCCCTGTGCAGCTGTTCGGCCGCAGCGGAGGGGAAGGGGAGCGGTGGGCGTCGTGCGAGCATGCTTCAATCCTTTCGGGGACGAACGCATCCTCCGGGAGGCCTTGAAG GAGCCAGTTGCATTCATGGGTGGCGTGTTTGCTGGCCTCTTGAGGCTTGACCTGAATGAGGATCCTCTCAAGGAGTGGGTAACTCGAACGGTAGAGGCTTCTGGAATAGCTGAAGAGAATAGTGCTGAGGAATCAAATGAGGGAGCTCAAAATGATGGACCCCAACAAATTGAGATTGAGTGA
- the LOC119364930 gene encoding probable aquaporin TIP3-2, whose protein sequence is MLPTRFPSRGADNGAGLETLLPAASRAVLSEFIGTAVFVFAAEGSVYGLWKMYKDTGTLGGLLVVAVAHALALAAAVALASDASGGHVNPAVTFGVLVGRRISFARAVLYWAAQLLGAVLAAALLRIISGGVRPMGFMLGHGIHERHALLLEVVMTFGLMYTVYATTVDRNRGGNVGAIAPIAIGFVLGANILAGGPFDGAAMNPARAFGPALVGWTWRHHWVYWVGPLIGAGLAGALYEFVMAEQPEEPAAAATRGLPVPAEDY, encoded by the exons ATGCTGCCAACACGTTTCCCTAGCCGCGGTGCCGACAACGGTGCGGGGCTGGAGACCCTGCTGCCAGCAGCTTCCCGCGCCGTGCTGTCGGAGTTCATAGGCACCGCCGTGTTCGTCTTCGCCGCCGAAGGCTCCGTCTACGGCCTCT GGAAGATGTACAAGGACACGGGCACGCTGGGGGGCCTGCTCGTGGTGGCGGTGGCGCACGCGCTCGCCCTGGCCGCGGCGGTGGCGCTGGCGAGCGACGCCTCGGGCGGGCACGTCAACCCGGCCGTCACCTTCGGCGTGCTCGTCGGCAGGCGCATCTCCTTTGCGCGCGCCGTGCTCTACTGGGCGGCGCAGCTTCTCGGCGCGGTGCTCGCCGCCGCTCTCCTCAGGATCATCTCCGGCGGCGTG CGCCCCATGGGGTTCATGCTCGGCCACGGCATCCACGAGCGGCACGCCCTGCTGCTCGAGGTCGTCATGACGTTCGGGCTCATGTACACCGTGTACGCCACGACCGTCGACCGGAACCGTGGCGGCAACGTCGGCGCCATCGCGCCCATCGCCATCGGCTTCGTCCTGGGCGCCAACATCCTCGCCGGCGGCCCCTTCGACGGCGCCGCGATGAACCCGGCGCGGGCGTTCGGCCCGGCCCTCGTCGGCTGGACCTGGCGCCACCACTGGGTCTACTGGGTCGGGCCGCTGATCGGCGCCGGGCTAGCCGGCGCACTGTACGAGTTTGTGATGGCTGAACAACCCGAGGAGCCGGCGGCTGCGGCCACGCGTGGGCTGCCCGTGCCCGCCGAGGATTACTGA